A stretch of Paenibacillus mucilaginosus 3016 DNA encodes these proteins:
- a CDS encoding DNA ligase, protein MLLTAIAPMTAEAAGEPFDDEAFLFEPKWDGGRLLLHKQGERCEIYTRSGRIVTEKLPELREALADLPVRSVLLDGEGIVLRGGRPVFDDWAYRLRISQAAKIRTARQTHPVVFAAFDVLCTDRPHLEEPLTQRKARLGELLQRGGGILTPTVSVEAQGRRLYELTAAQELEGIVAKRKTSLYIPGRRSSDWIKIKHPRLIDTVILGCRSEPFELVVGLQFRTVKNKPVGRVSKGLTVEDRDRFLQAARELRVRQEGGVQWIEPRLCCRISYRDRSEMHQLEDTEFLAFLWDKQPEECVWPYT, encoded by the coding sequence ATGCTGTTGACGGCAATCGCCCCGATGACGGCTGAGGCGGCGGGCGAGCCCTTCGATGACGAGGCGTTCCTGTTCGAACCCAAGTGGGACGGAGGGCGCCTGCTGCTGCACAAGCAGGGGGAACGCTGCGAGATCTATACGCGAAGCGGGCGCATCGTGACCGAGAAGCTGCCGGAGCTGCGGGAGGCTCTGGCGGACCTCCCGGTCCGCTCCGTCCTCCTCGACGGCGAGGGCATCGTGCTGCGCGGCGGCCGTCCCGTCTTCGACGATTGGGCGTACCGGCTGCGGATCAGCCAGGCCGCCAAGATCCGTACCGCCCGCCAGACGCATCCGGTCGTCTTCGCGGCCTTTGACGTGCTCTGCACGGACCGGCCGCATCTGGAGGAGCCGCTGACGCAGCGCAAGGCCCGGCTCGGGGAGCTGCTGCAGCGAGGCGGCGGGATCCTCACGCCTACCGTGTCGGTGGAAGCCCAGGGCCGCCGGCTGTACGAGCTGACGGCCGCGCAGGAGCTGGAGGGGATCGTGGCGAAACGCAAGACCTCCCTCTACATACCGGGCCGCCGAAGCTCCGATTGGATCAAGATCAAGCACCCGCGCCTGATCGACACGGTCATCCTGGGCTGCCGCTCCGAGCCGTTTGAGCTGGTGGTCGGCCTGCAGTTCCGCACCGTGAAGAACAAACCGGTGGGCCGGGTCTCCAAGGGCCTCACGGTGGAGGACCGGGATCGCTTTCTTCAGGCTGCCCGGGAGCTGCGTGTGCGGCAGGAGGGAGGGGTCCAGTGGATTGAGCCCCGGTTGTGCTGCCGGATCTCATACCGGGACCGAAGCGAGATGCACCAGCTCGAAGATACGGAATTCTTAGCCTTCCTGTGGGATAAGCAGCCGGAGGAATGTGTATGGCCCTATACGTAA
- the ybaK gene encoding Cys-tRNA(Pro) deacylase, with protein MASKTNACRLLDQLRVAYTLHEYTWEEEQLDAGTVAAKVGLPAGQLFKTLVLRGDKTGVLVVCIPGDQELDLKKTAAVSGNKKVEMVPVKEIQGLTGYIRGGVSPLGIKKAYPLYLDRKALALDPVSISAGRRGMQIFLAGEALASAAEAVVSELT; from the coding sequence GTGGCGTCCAAAACCAATGCCTGCCGGCTGCTCGATCAGCTGAGGGTGGCGTATACCCTGCATGAATACACATGGGAGGAGGAACAGCTGGACGCGGGGACGGTAGCGGCCAAAGTGGGTCTGCCGGCGGGCCAGCTGTTCAAAACGCTGGTGCTTCGAGGTGATAAGACCGGCGTGCTGGTCGTCTGTATCCCGGGGGACCAAGAGCTGGATCTGAAGAAAACGGCGGCCGTCAGCGGCAACAAGAAGGTCGAGATGGTGCCCGTCAAAGAGATCCAGGGACTGACCGGATATATCCGCGGGGGCGTATCGCCGCTCGGTATCAAGAAGGCTTATCCGCTGTATCTCGACCGGAAGGCGCTCGCCCTGGACCCGGTCAGCATCAGCGCGGGACGCCGGGGAATGCAGATCTTCCTTGCGGGAGAAGCGCTGGCCTCCGCCGCGGAGGCCGTGGTCAGCGAGCTCACCTAG
- a CDS encoding DUF3973 domain-containing protein: MYYCIVCKQLHSSESSPDHMVFTTGFHYVHDNLYRAGMCVRLSKRAETPAPVNVLQSTSA, encoded by the coding sequence ATGTACTATTGCATCGTATGCAAACAGCTGCATTCGTCCGAGTCGTCCCCGGATCACATGGTATTTACGACAGGCTTCCATTACGTTCATGACAACCTGTACCGTGCCGGTATGTGTGTTCGGCTCTCTAAGCGCGCAGAGACGCCCGCACCCGTAAACGTACTGCAGTCCACCTCGGCCTGA
- a CDS encoding VOC family protein, with protein sequence MARTRIEHIGIMVKDMDTSVEFYEKVVGLKLKDTLLHTNGVIKLAFLGFGEQGETEVELIQGYNDGLPQEGKVHHLAFTVDDIEEEFERIGKLDVKRIDEDIITLPNGSRYFFFHGPDGEWIEFFQSTR encoded by the coding sequence GTGGCACGCACCCGAATTGAGCACATCGGCATTATGGTCAAAGATATGGATACCTCCGTCGAGTTTTATGAGAAAGTGGTGGGCCTCAAGCTGAAGGACACCCTGCTTCATACGAACGGCGTCATCAAGCTGGCGTTTCTCGGCTTCGGCGAACAGGGGGAGACGGAAGTGGAGCTCATCCAGGGGTATAACGACGGGCTTCCCCAGGAGGGCAAGGTGCATCATCTGGCGTTCACGGTGGACGATATCGAAGAGGAGTTCGAGCGGATCGGGAAGCTGGATGTCAAGCGGATCGATGAGGACATCATCACGCTGCCGAACGGCTCCCGGTATTTCTTCTTCCACGGTCCGGACGGAGAGTGGATCGAGTTCTTCCAATCCACACGGTAA
- a CDS encoding spore germination protein GerPE translates to MSSGIRTSVVGSIRVIDIGYASTLLIGDLVDFAPVSLALAVQREIPRYYGNEGKFEDFPLFVMPIPLPSEEQPVSLTARQTCARIEVDRVRITAVSSSSMVQVGSNRSVRAESRVKHIRQLLRARNDS, encoded by the coding sequence GTGAGCAGCGGGATAAGGACCTCCGTCGTCGGAAGCATCCGGGTCATTGATATAGGCTATGCGTCCACGCTGCTGATAGGGGATCTGGTCGATTTTGCACCGGTCTCACTGGCTTTGGCCGTGCAGCGGGAAATCCCTCGTTATTACGGGAATGAGGGAAAGTTTGAAGACTTTCCCTTGTTCGTTATGCCGATTCCGCTGCCTTCCGAAGAGCAGCCCGTAAGCCTGACCGCAAGACAGACCTGTGCCCGGATCGAGGTGGACCGGGTTCGGATAACCGCCGTCTCCTCCTCCTCCATGGTTCAGGTGGGCTCGAACCGCTCCGTCCGGGCGGAATCCCGGGTGAAGCATATCCGGCAGCTGCTGCGGGCCCGCAATGACAGCTGA
- a CDS encoding germination protein GerPD — MNLFVDNKGLHVGNVHITGVASASLFLIGDANLIRLSSVFDTPPESLIIGPLEPLNPEEPE; from the coding sequence ATGAATCTGTTCGTGGACAACAAAGGGCTGCATGTGGGCAACGTACATATTACAGGGGTAGCGAGTGCTTCCCTGTTCTTGATCGGTGATGCGAACCTTATCCGCCTCTCCAGCGTGTTCGATACACCGCCTGAGTCGCTGATTATCGGTCCGCTGGAGCCCTTAAACCCGGAGGAGCCCGAGTGA
- a CDS encoding spore germination protein GerPC: protein MNLMTPESYFRKLNEYLAWQTDRIRWLEMRVESLAQEVETLKKQKGITIEKIEYNFDQLKVDTLEGTLNVGLSPAGLGAASLEDATAGGETIRTNTSKSESFSRIQKNVFDYLERSCPAELSELERQYGVEFGKDFHNMMIGDLQNQVGPRIDHYLKSAGDPEQPELSEEQEKWVETRVIEDVRRGMQQYFVKKQADLKGEGGT, encoded by the coding sequence ATGAACCTCATGACTCCCGAGTCGTACTTCCGAAAGCTGAACGAATACCTGGCTTGGCAGACGGACCGAATCCGCTGGCTGGAGATGCGGGTGGAATCCTTGGCACAGGAAGTGGAGACGCTGAAGAAACAGAAGGGGATTACCATCGAGAAAATCGAATACAATTTTGATCAGCTTAAGGTGGATACGCTCGAAGGAACGCTGAATGTGGGACTCTCTCCCGCGGGTCTTGGCGCGGCTTCCCTGGAGGATGCCACCGCGGGCGGGGAGACGATCCGCACGAATACCTCAAAGTCCGAGTCCTTCTCACGTATCCAGAAGAACGTTTTCGATTATCTGGAACGGTCCTGTCCGGCTGAGCTCAGTGAGCTCGAGCGCCAATACGGCGTGGAGTTTGGCAAGGATTTTCACAATATGATGATCGGTGATCTCCAGAACCAGGTGGGGCCAAGGATTGATCATTATCTGAAATCCGCAGGGGATCCAGAACAGCCCGAGCTTTCGGAGGAGCAGGAGAAGTGGGTCGAAACCCGGGTGATCGAAGACGTCCGCAGGGGGATGCAGCAGTATTTTGTGAAGAAGCAAGCTGATCTGAAGGGAGAGGGTGGGACATGA
- a CDS encoding spore germination protein GerPB, which yields MQLVIHQQIVIHQLKIGSVSNSSVLQIGTAGTIRSLSNLYNTGGFTGPAPGFEGGASGEEQSPLPLVPLPSPR from the coding sequence GTGCAGCTGGTGATCCATCAACAGATCGTGATCCACCAATTGAAAATAGGGTCCGTGTCCAATTCATCCGTTCTGCAGATTGGAACGGCGGGCACCATCCGATCGCTGTCCAATTTATACAATACGGGCGGATTCACCGGGCCGGCTCCGGGCTTTGAAGGGGGGGCAAGCGGGGAGGAACAATCTCCCCTGCCTTTGGTTCCGCTGCCATCACCCAGGTGA
- a CDS encoding spore germination protein yields MPAVVGAIKIVNVGTGSVVHIGDSIQIAPNSAAKTFAGAGSFNTGDGLRIYNMVSTTNTYDADFADSTITSADKAVV; encoded by the coding sequence ATGCCGGCAGTCGTAGGTGCAATCAAGATTGTCAACGTCGGTACAGGCTCCGTAGTGCATATTGGCGACTCGATCCAAATCGCGCCGAACTCTGCGGCCAAAACCTTTGCCGGAGCAGGCTCATTCAATACGGGCGACGGACTGCGGATTTATAATATGGTCAGCACAACCAATACCTATGACGCGGACTTCGCCGATTCTACGATCACGTCGGCAGATAAGGCGGTGGTGTGA
- a CDS encoding spore germination protein — protein MPSIILAPIKITGNDGELVFGDVLQITPKSTSKSASGAGGGNTGDFSATFTLVSFTNTLDPDIADSNNTANN, from the coding sequence ATGCCTTCCATTATTCTGGCACCGATCAAGATTACGGGCAACGACGGGGAGCTGGTCTTCGGCGACGTGCTGCAGATTACCCCGAAGAGCACTTCCAAGAGCGCCTCAGGCGCCGGCGGCGGCAATACCGGCGATTTCAGTGCGACCTTTACCCTGGTAAGCTTCACCAACACCCTGGATCCCGATATCGCTGATTCGAACAACACGGCGAACAATTAG
- a CDS encoding phosphatidylglycerophosphatase A codes for MKRQVHSVEVKTAVYQKLEERGVTIEDIAEIVREMQLPYQPHLTLEDCVSSVHAVLKKRELQHAILVGIELDMLTEKGLLSEPIQSIIESDEGLFGCDETLALGSVFGYGSIAVTTFGHLDKHKIGIIKRLDTKNGKQVHTFLDDLVAAIASSASSRIAHHQRDLEEKESVVTYIAKPEENAS; via the coding sequence ATGAAGCGTCAGGTTCACAGCGTCGAAGTCAAAACCGCCGTTTATCAGAAACTGGAAGAGCGCGGGGTTACCATAGAAGATATCGCCGAGATCGTTCGGGAAATGCAGCTGCCTTACCAGCCCCATCTGACTTTAGAGGACTGCGTGAGTTCCGTGCACGCGGTGCTGAAGAAGCGCGAGCTCCAGCATGCGATTCTGGTCGGGATCGAGCTCGACATGCTGACCGAGAAGGGGCTGCTGTCGGAACCGATCCAGTCGATCATCGAGTCGGATGAAGGCCTCTTCGGGTGCGACGAAACGCTCGCCCTCGGCTCGGTATTCGGCTACGGGAGCATTGCCGTCACGACCTTCGGCCACTTAGACAAGCATAAGATCGGCATCATTAAGCGGCTGGATACGAAGAACGGCAAGCAGGTGCATACGTTCCTTGATGACCTCGTCGCCGCCATCGCTTCTTCAGCTTCGTCCCGTATCGCACACCACCAGCGGGATCTCGAAGAGAAGGAAAGTGTCGTGACCTACATCGCCAAACCGGAGGAGAATGCAAGCTGA
- a CDS encoding 2'-5' RNA ligase family protein — MFYGIAVFPSQEIAEIAAPLRKRYDPRDFLIRPHLTVYEKQEWTHEQLNDAIAVLHSIAGAWKPFPLHFNRFSSFYPASNVIYMALSDPEPMRRLHEAIAQGLPRPVPKTYTYTPHLTVAQELGDDELHDVLSSLKNQTLDLQCTVDRFTLLRQEQNGVWKTISEFVLS, encoded by the coding sequence ATGTTCTATGGTATCGCCGTATTTCCGTCTCAAGAAATAGCCGAGATCGCAGCGCCGCTGCGCAAACGATATGATCCCCGCGACTTTCTGATCCGTCCGCATCTCACGGTGTACGAGAAGCAGGAGTGGACGCACGAGCAGCTGAATGACGCCATAGCCGTTCTCCATTCCATCGCAGGCGCCTGGAAGCCGTTCCCGCTTCACTTTAACCGGTTCTCCAGCTTCTATCCTGCCAGCAATGTCATCTATATGGCCCTCTCCGATCCGGAACCGATGCGCCGCCTGCATGAAGCCATCGCCCAAGGTCTCCCGCGGCCCGTACCGAAGACTTACACGTATACGCCGCATCTGACGGTCGCTCAGGAGCTTGGTGACGACGAGCTCCACGATGTCCTGTCGAGCCTGAAGAATCAGACGCTGGACCTGCAGTGCACGGTTGACCGGTTCACCCTGCTGCGTCAGGAGCAGAACGGCGTCTGGAAGACGATCAGCGAGTTTGTGCTCTCATAG
- a CDS encoding efflux RND transporter periplasmic adaptor subunit produces the protein MNRMKRKSKSMKPAVKVLGAAVLSAALLASCSAAKPEAAPAASTEAQIKTVKVSPVEKQKIGEPLEQVADVASSIQLDVLTKSGGDVQAILKKRGDMVEKGEVIFRMDPTDVLIQKEKAQITLNSSQEQISKAKATLADSRKELQNGITKLEQAIKDAEKNYNKLRNDYDLGLVTKIQLEQAETQLNSQKLDLEANRSKLQTLDNTNNFIELEQGIQTANVSLREADRTLGNMEVKAAVSGVLTDLPIQEGMTLSAGFSAAKIQQLDPIKIKAELAEDAANLVRGKSELIFYIPGVVDKTAAKVSYLADVMSGETKAYSLELEVPNADRKLKPGMKAQIQLTGENEQMVVAVPTLSVVREGGDTFVFVLAGDQAEKRKVQLGRLNETIQEVISGVKEGEQLIISGQNQLKDKEKVQLAK, from the coding sequence ATGAATCGGATGAAGAGAAAGTCCAAATCGATGAAACCTGCCGTTAAGGTATTGGGGGCCGCGGTCTTGTCCGCGGCACTCCTGGCCAGCTGCTCGGCAGCCAAACCGGAAGCCGCTCCGGCCGCAAGTACCGAGGCTCAGATCAAGACCGTTAAGGTGTCTCCGGTCGAGAAGCAGAAGATCGGGGAACCGCTGGAGCAGGTGGCTGACGTCGCGTCGTCGATCCAGCTGGATGTTCTCACGAAATCGGGCGGTGACGTGCAGGCGATCCTGAAGAAACGCGGCGACATGGTAGAGAAGGGCGAGGTCATCTTCCGTATGGATCCGACCGATGTCCTGATCCAGAAGGAGAAGGCGCAAATCACGCTGAACAGCTCGCAGGAGCAGATCTCCAAGGCGAAGGCCACGCTCGCGGATAGCCGCAAAGAGCTGCAGAACGGGATTACGAAGCTGGAGCAGGCCATCAAGGATGCGGAGAAAAATTACAATAAACTGCGCAACGACTATGATCTCGGGCTCGTGACCAAAATTCAGCTGGAGCAGGCCGAAACGCAGCTGAACAGCCAGAAGCTGGATCTGGAGGCCAACCGCAGCAAACTGCAGACCCTCGACAACACGAATAACTTCATCGAGCTGGAGCAGGGGATCCAGACGGCCAACGTGTCGCTTCGCGAAGCGGACCGGACGCTCGGCAATATGGAAGTGAAGGCGGCCGTCAGCGGCGTGCTGACCGACCTGCCGATTCAAGAGGGCATGACGCTGAGCGCAGGCTTCAGCGCGGCGAAGATCCAGCAGCTTGATCCGATCAAGATCAAGGCGGAGCTGGCGGAGGATGCGGCGAATCTTGTCCGCGGCAAGAGCGAGCTCATCTTCTATATCCCGGGCGTTGTGGACAAGACCGCGGCCAAAGTGAGCTATTTGGCGGATGTGATGAGCGGGGAGACGAAGGCTTACTCCCTGGAGCTCGAAGTCCCGAACGCCGACCGCAAGCTTAAGCCGGGCATGAAGGCCCAGATCCAGCTCACCGGGGAGAATGAGCAGATGGTTGTTGCCGTTCCAACCCTGAGCGTCGTGCGTGAAGGAGGCGACACTTTCGTCTTCGTTCTCGCAGGGGACCAGGCGGAGAAGCGCAAGGTGCAGCTCGGCCGGCTCAATGAGACGATTCAAGAGGTTATCTCCGGCGTCAAAGAAGGGGAGCAGCTCATCATCTCCGGCCAGAACCAGCTGAAGGACAAAGAGAAAGTACAGCTGGCGAAGTAA
- a CDS encoding GbsR/MarR family transcriptional regulator, whose amino-acid sequence MNRPPHETTFAEVRRTFSNHMSLAFESEGFSPLVGRIFALLLFSKDPMSLQDLSEHLGVTKAAVSVQVRALERQCMCQKVPTGSDRRDYYYIAQDFSLTTMRSTKQKIHSIKEQCDVILSTLESLGAVELEEVSALDASRRRFIEMSAMYQLFLSRMEGIEEEWVQLRERLFREEMGGGKYTG is encoded by the coding sequence ATGAACAGACCGCCCCATGAGACGACCTTTGCTGAGGTACGCCGAACTTTCAGCAATCACATGTCCCTGGCATTCGAGAGCGAAGGCTTTTCCCCGCTGGTGGGACGCATTTTTGCCCTGCTTCTTTTCTCGAAGGACCCCATGAGTCTCCAGGATTTATCCGAGCACCTCGGTGTAACGAAAGCGGCCGTCAGCGTGCAGGTCCGGGCGCTCGAGCGGCAGTGCATGTGCCAGAAGGTGCCGACCGGCAGCGACCGCCGGGATTATTATTACATAGCACAGGATTTCAGTTTGACAACGATGAGAAGCACGAAGCAGAAAATCCATTCGATCAAGGAACAGTGCGATGTAATCCTCTCTACTCTGGAATCGCTTGGTGCCGTAGAGCTCGAGGAAGTGTCCGCTCTGGATGCTTCAAGACGCAGATTTATCGAGATGTCGGCGATGTACCAGCTTTTTTTGTCTCGGATGGAAGGCATCGAGGAAGAATGGGTTCAGCTTCGTGAGCGGCTGTTCCGGGAGGAAATGGGGGGCGGGAAGTATACCGGATGA
- a CDS encoding ABC transporter substrate-binding protein yields MNSMIKRGALLSLSVLMTMPLAACMNQGGKDNETPRTLRIGTMSYSPNDEWFRQRFTELYEFANKNITIEMVPLMDESMMYGPPKEGEKQKSPMEMMKEKMTGPNPPDVVMVNFEQMPELIENNLLKQLDPMITKDKFDTSDYVPAVIEGIKKAGDGKIFALAPLFSSSALVYNKKLFDEAGVNHPTDKMTWDQVFDLARRVAKGEGKDRKYGFTFSTYNGGDNNYYSSQIYSAPLQLKMFDDAGEKMTVDSDQWEKVWKTLQGLQTEKLTPEPVDQEKMRQAMMSGNPEEYMPYQGDDFLSSKVAMAVINYHQIEQIANAMKHSQNMKNFTPFDWDVVTLPVHPEEPNVGGNIYMEGLMGVNSNAQNPDDAWDFIKFVNGEDWARLKSGGQGSLVARQKYIKPKDGAEFNIKAFTTLLPVSNPDNSKLYTEKPYIGQVAQIGQMKFQEVVSGKLQVREALKQWQTEGDAMLQKLKENPNAPIDMGTGK; encoded by the coding sequence ATGAATTCCATGATCAAACGGGGCGCCCTGCTGTCCCTCAGCGTATTGATGACGATGCCCCTGGCCGCCTGCATGAACCAGGGCGGCAAAGACAATGAAACCCCGCGCACCCTGCGCATCGGCACCATGAGCTACAGCCCGAACGACGAGTGGTTCCGCCAGCGGTTCACCGAGCTCTACGAGTTTGCGAACAAGAACATCACGATCGAGATGGTTCCGCTGATGGACGAGAGCATGATGTACGGGCCGCCGAAGGAAGGCGAGAAGCAGAAGAGCCCGATGGAGATGATGAAAGAGAAGATGACCGGTCCGAATCCGCCGGACGTGGTCATGGTCAACTTCGAGCAGATGCCCGAGCTGATCGAGAACAACCTGCTTAAGCAGCTCGACCCGATGATCACCAAGGACAAGTTCGATACGAGCGATTACGTTCCGGCGGTGATCGAAGGCATCAAGAAGGCGGGGGACGGCAAGATTTTTGCGCTGGCGCCGCTCTTCAGCTCCTCGGCCCTTGTCTATAACAAAAAACTGTTCGACGAAGCGGGGGTTAATCACCCTACGGACAAGATGACCTGGGATCAGGTCTTCGATCTGGCGCGCCGGGTGGCCAAGGGGGAAGGCAAGGACCGCAAGTACGGCTTCACCTTCTCTACCTATAACGGCGGCGATAATAACTATTATTCTTCCCAGATCTATTCCGCTCCGCTGCAGCTCAAGATGTTCGACGATGCCGGGGAGAAGATGACCGTGGATTCGGATCAGTGGGAGAAGGTCTGGAAGACGCTCCAGGGACTCCAAACCGAGAAGCTGACCCCTGAGCCGGTGGATCAGGAGAAGATGCGGCAGGCAATGATGTCCGGCAATCCGGAGGAGTATATGCCCTATCAAGGTGATGATTTCCTCTCTAGTAAAGTGGCAATGGCGGTGATAAACTACCATCAGATCGAACAGATTGCCAATGCTATGAAGCATTCCCAGAATATGAAGAACTTCACGCCGTTCGATTGGGATGTCGTCACGCTGCCTGTTCATCCGGAAGAGCCGAATGTCGGCGGCAATATCTACATGGAAGGCCTGATGGGTGTCAACAGCAACGCACAGAATCCGGATGATGCCTGGGATTTCATCAAGTTCGTGAACGGGGAGGACTGGGCGCGTCTGAAGTCCGGCGGACAGGGCTCGCTGGTTGCCCGTCAGAAGTACATCAAGCCGAAGGACGGAGCGGAGTTCAACATCAAGGCGTTCACGACGCTGCTCCCGGTGTCGAATCCGGACAATTCCAAGCTCTATACGGAGAAGCCGTATATCGGGCAGGTGGCGCAGATCGGCCAGATGAAGTTCCAGGAGGTGGTCAGCGGCAAGCTGCAGGTGCGCGAGGCGCTCAAGCAGTGGCAGACCGAAGGGGATGCCATGCTGCAGAAGCTGAAGGAGAACCCGAATGCCCCGATCGATATGGGCACGGGCAAGTAA
- a CDS encoding ABC transporter ATP-binding protein encodes MIHCEGLVKIYKTDDIEVVALQGLNISVAQGEMMAIIGNSGSGKSTLLNILGGLDRPSAGQVQVGEWNLLKISDEELVKYKRKTVGFIWQNNARNLVPYLTALENVEMPMMLSGAYDRAYAKQLLEWVGLGGRMNNKLQQLSGGEQQRVAIAIALANRPAMLLADEPTGSVDTRTSDLIMDIFRRLNRELGVTVVIVTHDMALAGKVDRVVAIRDGMTSTEFIKRNPNLDEAEQEAAAALGGVHEEYVVLDRAGRLQIPRAYLTALGIEGKASMEFDGEKIIIRTPKELG; translated from the coding sequence ATGATCCACTGCGAAGGGCTGGTCAAAATCTACAAAACCGACGATATCGAAGTCGTCGCGCTGCAGGGCCTGAACATCTCCGTCGCTCAGGGCGAGATGATGGCCATTATCGGCAACAGCGGCAGCGGCAAATCCACGCTGCTGAACATCCTGGGCGGCCTCGACCGGCCGTCCGCCGGGCAGGTGCAGGTGGGCGAGTGGAACCTGCTCAAGATCTCCGATGAGGAGCTCGTGAAGTATAAGCGGAAGACCGTGGGGTTCATCTGGCAGAACAATGCCCGCAACCTGGTGCCGTATCTCACGGCGCTGGAGAACGTGGAGATGCCGATGATGCTCAGCGGCGCTTATGACCGGGCTTACGCCAAGCAGCTCCTCGAGTGGGTCGGCCTCGGGGGGCGGATGAACAACAAGCTGCAGCAGCTCTCGGGCGGGGAGCAGCAGCGGGTGGCGATCGCCATTGCACTGGCGAACCGGCCCGCCATGCTGCTCGCCGACGAGCCGACGGGCTCGGTCGATACCCGGACCTCCGATCTCATCATGGACATCTTCCGCCGGCTGAACCGGGAGCTGGGCGTGACGGTGGTGATCGTCACCCATGATATGGCCCTGGCCGGCAAGGTGGACCGCGTGGTGGCGATCCGCGACGGCATGACGAGCACGGAGTTCATCAAGCGCAATCCGAACCTCGATGAAGCGGAGCAGGAAGCGGCCGCGGCCCTTGGCGGCGTCCACGAGGAATATGTCGTTCTGGACCGGGCGGGGCGGCTGCAGATTCCGAGGGCCTATCTGACCGCGCTGGGTATCGAAGGGAAGGCGTCGATGGAGTTCGACGGCGAGAAGATTATTATCCGGACCCCGAAGGAGCTCGGGTGA